The following are encoded in a window of Cottoperca gobio chromosome 20, fCotGob3.1, whole genome shotgun sequence genomic DNA:
- the LOC115025774 gene encoding putative ferric-chelate reductase 1 — MERVVLLLVCVAPLVRCYSLGQVMDSCDDMKPHHSGLSRQTEPAPFAVTTEHSSYRLGEVVKVKLLALTSTPFIGFLLQAREVGGRSPVGSFALTAGAAQLLNCSHIPNSGVSHRSNSAKASIQVTWRSAASRDAKPIQFRASFVQNYRIFWVDVTSPVMTFTNDSNGGSASLPSTTTTTTTTKIQQPAPLVKSISSADCGVTKMCFSQPSNCDPAASADCYFMSAMTLSHTDAAVCYEMTGPSDGYISFGFSDDQMMGNDDIYVCGIGRNGLVWLQHAFSTGRTAPQAIPLGNVSDVRASVQDGVISCSFTSRQNVSPLRTTGLNKTYHLMFAHGPSSNGRIQFHTGTFISTEKVDISRPQLVRKAGWPHIIKVHGALMLIAWMTIGSLGMMVARYLKGVSKGQNLCGKDVWFLVHVALMSVTVAATIIAFILSFLYAKAWSGGTHPVLGCLVMILSFLQPTLALLRCGPQHPQRFLFNWLHALNGVAIKALAVAAILTGLKLIDSTLDQWLIKVMGGFVGWEALFYILLEFHLKWMVNSTGTLESIMIKVDVLLMALFFLGNFTFLVTLLVGIGMS, encoded by the exons ATGGAACgtgttgtgttgctgttggtgtgtgttgctCCTCTGGTTCGGTGCTACAGCTTGGGTCAAGTTATGGACAGCTGTGACGACATGAAACCCCACCACTCTGGGCTGAGCCGACAGACAGAACCAGCACCCTTTGCCGTCACAACGGAACACAGCAGCTACAGACTCGGAGAGGTGGTGAAAG TTAAGCTCCTGGCTCTAACCTCCACACCATTCATTGGTTTCCTGTTACAGGCTAGAGAGGTGGGGGGTCGATCTCCTGTTGGCTCCTTTGCCCTGACAGCAGGGGCAGCTCAGCTCCTCAACTGCAGCCACATACCT AACTCAGGTGTATCCCACAGATCAAACTCTGCTAAGGCCTCCATTCAGGTGACATGGAGATCAGCAGCATCTAGAGACGCAAAACCGATTCAGTTCCG TGCTTCCTTCGTGCAGAATTACAGGATATTCTGGGTTGACGTTACAAGTCCAGTCATGACCTTCACTAATGACAGTAATGGTGGATCTGCAAGTCTTCcctctacaacaacaacaacaacaacaactaaaataCAACAACCTGCACCACTTGTT AAGAGTATCTCCAGTGCAGATTGTGGTGTCACCAAGATGTGTTTCAGTCAGCCTTCAAACTGTGACCCTGCAGCCAGTGCTGACTGTTATTTCATGTCAGCCATGACATTGTCTCACACTGATGCAGCCGTCTGCTATGAGATGACAGGTCCTTCTGATGGATACATCTCTTTTGGATTCTCAGATGATCAGATGAtg GGAAACGATGACATTTATGTTTGTGGCATAGGCAGAAATGGCCTGGTGTGGTTGCAGCATGCCTTTTCAACAGGACGAACAGCTCCACAAGCTATTCCTCTG GGGAATGTTTCTGATGTAAGAGCATCGGTGCAGGATGGGGTGATCAGCTGTTCCTTCACCTCCAGACAAAATGTTTCTCCTCTAAGGACCACTGGTTTAAACAAAACCTACCATCTCATGTTTGCCCATGGACCCAGCAGCAAtg GACGAATCCAGTTCCATACAGGTACCTTCATCAGCACTGAAAAGGTAGACATTTCCAGACCTCAACTTGTCAGAAAAGCTGGTTGGCCTCATATCATCAAAGTACATG GAGCACTGATGCTGATAGCTTGGATGACCATCGGATCACTGGGAATGATGGTAGCTCGATATCTGAAAGGAGTATCCAAAGGACAGAACCTGTGCGGCAAAGATGTCTGGTTTCTG GTCCATGTTGCATTAATGAGTGTGACGGTAGCAGCCACAATCATCGCCTTCATCCTATCCTTCTTATACGCCAAAGCCTGGTCTGGG GGAACCCATCCTGTGTTAGGTTGCCTGGTTATGATCCTTTCATTCCTCCAGCCCACACTGGCTCTGTTGCGCTGTGGACCACAACATCCACA GAGGTTTCTGTTCAACTGGTTGCATGCTTTGAATGGAGTGGCTATAAAAGCTTTAGCTG TGGCAGCCATATTAACAGGCCTGAAGTTGATTGACAGCACTCTGGACCAATGGCTGATAAAAGTGATGGGTGGTTTCGTTGGCTGGGAAGCTTTGTTCTACATACTGTTGGAGTTCCA